One genomic window of Medicago truncatula cultivar Jemalong A17 chromosome 1, MtrunA17r5.0-ANR, whole genome shotgun sequence includes the following:
- the LOC112419287 gene encoding uncharacterized protein gives MVFYLSAFSGHISSSNDILLAELTAIFHGLHLAVNMGLDDIVFYSDSLLSINLITIDTPKFHIYAVLLQDIKDLLRNRTLHHTLREGNLCADFLAKMEVSSEDVFIVHPLPPADLLPLIRSDASGTCYLRA, from the coding sequence ATGGTTTTTTATCTATCTGCTTTCTCTGGCCACATATCTAGTTCAAACGACATCCTCCTGGCTGAGCTCACCGCAATTTTCCATGGATTGCACCTAGCTGTTAACATGGGACTAGATGATATAGTTTTCTATTCAGACTCCCTCCTCTCCATCAATCTTATCACGATAGACACTCCAAAGTTTCACATCTACGCCGTTCTTCTCCAAGATATCAAGGATTTGCTTCGTAACCGCACTCTTCATCATACTCTTCGGGAGGGTAATCTGTGTGCTGATTTTTTGGCCAAAATGGAAGTATCCTCTGAAGATGTTTTCATCGTGCATCCTTTGCCTCCAGCTGACCTTCTGCCTTTGATTAGGAGCGACGCGTCGGGCACCTGCTACCTTAGGGCCTAG
- the LOC120580627 gene encoding protein FAR1-RELATED SEQUENCE 5-like — translation MSTYSEATQRLDNDSVEVEFSSDNGFGNDGDRKTENCNGQKSLSEITNDDIKAMEFSTEEEAIQFYKAYARFHGFVVRKDDVVKDHEGKIVARRLLCNKEGNSETKNKKNEDSNRQTMRTGCHARLRVAYDFIEKIWKVTNFEPNHNHEPSPPNLVHLIPNYRKLSESDKQIVSGLHSQGVRTCHILGFLMGQKGGHENLGFIKKDLYNYTDHQGRVRIEGGDTFATLSYFQGKADNDSTFFSEFTFTDDGRLENIFWADSASRLDYECFGDVVLFDATYKKNRYNKPLVIFTGYNHHGETTIFACALISDEKIETYKWVLNMFSKAMYEKHPKAIVTDGDKSMRKAIRVVFPNSRHRLCSWHLHQNARVHVKDPKFLEEFNKLIYSNYTPEQFESEWKRVVDSYGVPKNKWVIKTYKLKRMWASSYMRDHFVCGVRTTSICEGVNSFIRKYVQNKNSLVDFLHNFERAVKDYRNNELLADFKSLYYKPVLTTSLPGFEREASEIFTFKKFLEVKKAIKDVAAESVTHHAEVGNSVIFRVNVYRKDAVFWVHFDTEHNKFICDCRRFECERLPCSHIIYVMKYENMDAFPESLICKRWSKTAKKNHISSFASKEGHNEEKMIMFRRWALTAAFNRLCEASCNNGIDYEEALEGINSLCDKINVRREGNVNKSVVGDPDNAKPKGAPKMKKSYINRRHMKERRCSRCKRHGHTIRRCPILAGIDVTFDKEEDENEKEDEKEYEEDEDAEEEEEEEEEEEVEEEDDTHVESEYESNRLNVSISHDMNDETHSMSVPNGRHDVDNIFGIKRKRDGDKADFSTQDSAANTRTTNIDIKKIDASVTPNITVNIENNGIPHGFARWNHGVGYVGNSFHVYDGIPNVGGLTSSQFPPADILPSHYNNIPLYPGTNSFMSVLKDMESLAKHQNRYQN, via the exons atgtcaaCCTATAGTGAAGCAACTCAGCGTCTCGATAATGATAGTGTAGAGGTAGAATTCAGTAGTGATAATGGTTTTGGTAATGATGGAGATAGAAAGACAGAGAATTGCAATGGTCAGAAAAGTTTAAGTGAAATTACAAATGATGATATAAAAGCTATGGAGTTTAGCACAGAGGAAGAAGCTATACAATTTTACAAAGCCTATGCCCGTTTCCATGGGTTTGTTGTAAGGAAGGATGATGTGGTAAAGGATCACGAGGGAAAAATTGTTGCGCGGCGATTACTTTGCAATAAAGAGGGAAATAGTGAAactaaaaataagaagaatgaaGATAGTAATAGGCAAACCATGCGAACTGGATGTCATGCTAGACTTCGAGTAGCCTATGATTTCATTGAGAAGATTTGGAAAGTTACTAATTTTGAGCCCAATCACAACCATGAACCAAGTCCTCCAAATCTTGTTCATTTGATTCCGAATTATAGGAAATTGAGTGAATCAGATAAACAGATTGTCAGTGGTTTGCATTCTCAAGGTGTAAGAACCTGTCATATACTAGGTTTCCTAATGGGCCAAAAAGGAGGGCATGAAAATCTTGGATTTATCAAAAAGGATCTATACAACTACACTGATCATCAAGGAAGGGTTAGAATTGAAGGTGGGGATACTTTTGCTACTTTGAGTTATTTTCAGGGTAAAGCTGATAATGATTCGACCTTTTTTTCAGAGTTTACCTTTACAGATGATGGCcggttagaaaatatattttgggcAGATTCTGCAAGCAGACTTGATTATGAATGTTTTGGCGATGTGGTTCTCTTTGACGCCACTTATAAAAAGAACAGGTATAACAAGCCGCTTGTAATTTTTACAGGATACAACCACCATGGTGAAACGACCATTTTTGCATGTGCTTTAATTTCTGATGAAAAAATAGAGACATATAAGTgggtgttaaatatgttttcaaaGGCCATGTACGAAAAACATCCAAAAGCGATTGTTACTGATGGAGATAAATCAATGAGGAAAGCTATTAGAGTTGTATTTCCAAATTCAAGGCATCGCCTTTGTTCATGGCATCTACATCAAAATGCTCGTGTGCATGTAAAAGATCCCAAATTCTTAGAAGAGTTCAACAAACTCATATATTCTAATTACACACCTGAACAATTTGAGTCTGAGTGGAAGAGGGTTGTTGACAGTTATGGTGTACCAAAGAATAAGTGGGTGattaaaacatataaattgAAGCGAATGTGGGCAAGTTCATACATGCGAGACCATTTTGTGTGTGGAGTCAGAACAACCTCGATATGTGAAGGTGTGAATTCATTTATCAGGAAGTatgttcaaaacaaaaatagccTTGTTgattttctgcataattttgaAAGAGCTGTCAAAGACTACAGAAATAATGAATTATTGGCTGATTTCAAATCATTATATTATAAACCTGTGTTGACAACTTCCTTGCCTGGATTTGAGCGTGAAGCTTCAGAAATATTCACTTTTAAAAAGTTCCTAGAAGTCAAAAAGGCGATAAAGGATGTTGCTGCAGAATCTGTCACTCACCATGCTGAGGTTGGAAATAGTGTAATTTTTAGGGTTAACGTTTACCGCAAAGATGCAGTTTTTTGGGTTCATTTTGACACGGAACATAATAAATTTATATGTGATTGTAGACGATTTGAATGCGAAAGACTTCCATGTTCCCACATTATTTATGTCATGAAGTATGAGAACATGGATGCTTTCCCAGAAAGTCTAATTTGCAAAAGATGGTCAAAAACAGCAAAGAAGAATCACATCTCATCATTTGCCTCCAAAGAAGGTCATAATGAGGAAAAAATGATCATGTTCCGCCGATGGGCACTTACCGCTGCATTCAATAGGCTTTGTGAGGCGTCTTGTAACAATGGCATTGATTATGAGGAAGCTTTGGAAGGGATTAATAGTTTGTGTGACAAGATAAATGTACGTCGTGAGGGAAATGTCAATAAATCTGTTGTTGGAGATCCAGATAATGCTAAACCCAAAGGAGCccctaaaatgaaaaaatcataCATAAATAGGAGACACATGAAAGAAAGACGTTGTTCTcgttgtaaaaggcatggtcaCACAATCCGAAGGTGTCCAATACTTGCTGGAATTGATGTCACATTT gataaagaagaagatgagaatGAGAAAGAGGACGAGAAGGAATACGAGGAGGACGAAGATgcagaggaggaggaggaggaggaggaggaggaggaggtggaggaGGAAGATGATACACATGTTGAATCTGAATATGAATCAAATCGTTTAAAT GTGTCTATAAGCCACGACATGAATGATGAAACCCATTCTATGTCAGTACCAAATGGTAGACATGATGTTGATAATATCTTTGGTATTAAACGTAAGAGAGATGGTGACAAAGCCGATTTTTCAACACAAGACTCTGCGGCGAATACCAGAACAACAAATATAGACATTAAAAAGATTGATGCTTCTGTGACTCCAAATATTACAGTTAACATTGAAAAC AATGGTATTCCACATGGATTTGCAAGATGGAACCATGGTGTCGGGTATGTTGGTAACTCTTTTCATGTGTACGATGGGATTCCAAATGTGGGTGGATTAACTTCTTCACAATTCCCTCCGGCAGACATCCTTCCATCACATTATAACAACATTCCTTTGTATCCTGGAACAAATAGT TTTATGAGCGTGCTGAAGGACATGGAGAGTTTAGCAAAACATCAAAATAGATATCAAAATTAA